The Puntigrus tetrazona isolate hp1 chromosome 4, ASM1883169v1, whole genome shotgun sequence genome includes a window with the following:
- the LOC122342633 gene encoding trichohyalin-like, whose product MTDNHSHKEEKADRSAINKLSGMKNEVEKSNPGNSSLDQLEIEIGKLSIKDSSDRKDIRVKFLINVPVGVTSEMSTKAESHCQKFLDLLKSQAFREEDGFRYEDIAVVFGLNGKYEDEEIVKTELRKTVESEIAFKKWGFKWPERKEIPYRLIREKNKQSEHTKELVRIFRENYPGVPIYFCFFDADPVDFNEVLSSYIDVIIEHNYPTLMSTGFLFPEESEFRTNSEKDRQVRIITAEHFPLGTYYPEPNFCVLLPEGCDTLPERFTNTKSKHMNMESPVLIRQVKRRQGFSAVFANKNAIITPDSRQKHSHTKRWTWAISAYAHEELNVTKAYKQKQFGEEYENNKRKSNGVQKSLLMDLLKSDEEARRIEEKKPFEGNGAGLVFTAAKAVRGYAKTEQEEPGEHEDPEKLGEQEDPEELEQPEEQKYPEELEQSEDPEELEQPEEQKDPEQPEEQKDPGQLEEQKDPEELEQPEEQKYPEELEQSEDPEELEQPEEQKYPEELEEQKDPDELEQPKEQKDPEELEQLEEQKDPEELEEQKDPEELEQPEERSEQEMLKELKQLEELIEIEV is encoded by the exons ATGACTGACAACCATTCACATAAAGAGGAGAAAGCAGATCGCTCTGCTATCAATAAACTGTCTGGGATGAAGAACGAGGTGGAAAAGAGTAATCCAGGAAATTCGAGCCTTGATCAGCTTGAAATTGAAATTGGTAAACTCAGCATTAAG GACTCATCTGACAGAAAAGATATCAGAGTCAaatttttgataaatgttcCAGTGGGGGTAACATCCGAAATGAGTACAAAAGCTGAATCACATTGTCAGAAGTTTCTTGATCTTCTGAAAAGTCAAGCTTTTAGGGAAGAAGATGGGTTCCGGTATGAAGATATTGCTGTCGTTTTTGGCCTTAATGGAAAATATGAAGATGAAGAAATTGTAAAAActgaattgagaaaaactgttgAAAGTGAAATCGCTTTTAAAAAATGGGGCTTTAAATGGCCAGAAAGGAAGGAAATCCCATATCGattaataagagaaaaaaataaacaatccgAGCACACCAAGGAATTAGTAAGAATCTTCAGGGAGAACTACCCTGGGGTTCCGATCTACTTCTGCTTTTTTGACGCAGACCCAGTTGATTTTAATGAGGTGTTGAGTTCTTACATAGATGTAATCATAGAGCACAACTACCCAACATTAATGTCCACTGGTTTTCTGTTCCCTGAAGAGAGCGAGTTCAGAACAAACAGTGAAAAAGACCGTCAGGTGCGCATAATAACAGCCGAGCACTTTCCTCTGGGCACTTACTACCCAGAGCCTAACTTCTGTGTGCTTCTACCTGAAGGATGTGATACCCTTCCTGAGCGTTTTACTAATACAAAATCTAAACACATGAACATGGAATCTCCCGTTTTGATAAGACAAGTTAAACGACGTCAGGGTTTCTCTGCTGtgtttgcaaacaaaaatgcgATTATTACGCCTGATTCACGACAAAAACATAGTCACACCAAGCGATGGACGTGGGCGATTAGTGCTTATGCACACGAAGAGCTTAACGTTACTAAGGCATATAAACAGAAACAGTTTGGAGAAGAATATGAAAATAACAAGCGGAAATCAAATGGTGTGCAAAAGTCTTTGTTAATGGATTTGTTAAAATCGGATGAAGAGGCTCGAAGGATAGAGGAGAAAAAGCCTTTCGAGGGAAATGGTGCAGGTCTAGTTTTTACTGCAGCTAAAGCTGTTCGAGGGTATGCTAAGACGGAGCAAGAAGAGCCAGGAGAGCATGAAGATCCAGAAAAGCTAGGAGAGCAGGAAGATCCAGAAGAGCTAGAACAACCAGAAGAGCAAAAATATCCAGAAGAGCTAGAACAATCAGAAGATCCAGAAGAGCTAGAACAGCCAGAAGAGCAAAAAGATCCAGAACAGCCAGAAGAGCAAAAAGATCCAGGACAGCTAGAAGAGCAAAAAGATCCAGAAGAGCTAGAACAGCCAGAAGAGCAAAAATATCCAGAAGAGCTAGAACAATCAGAAGATCCAGAAGAGCTAGAACAGCCAGAAGAGCAAAAATATCCAGAAGAGCTAGAAGAGCAAAAAGATCCAGACGAGCTAGAACAGCCAAAAGAGCAAAAAGATCCAGAAGAGCTAGAACAGCTAGAAGAGCAAAAAGATCCAGAAGAGCTAGAAGAGCAAAAAGATCCAGAAGAGCTAGAACAGCCAGAAGAGCGAAGTGAGCAAGAAATGCTAAAAGAACTAAAACAACTAGAAGAGCTAATAGAGATAGAGGTGTGA
- the alg10 gene encoding dol-P-Glc:Glc(2)Man(9)GlcNAc(2)-PP-Dol alpha-1,2-glucosyltransferase isoform X2, with translation MERFEVYIFTALCSVNFLISCLLFSKITREQREPYMDEIFHVPQAQKYCEGKFNEWNPMITTLPGLYLASVGLIKPVVWLADLKGSVICSTAMLRFINLLFNSGNLYIIYLLICRLHVKDKEPGVRGR, from the exons ATGGAGAGATTCGAGGTTTATATCTTCACTGCTCTGTGCAGCGTTAACTTTCTGATTTCATGCCTTCTGTTCTCTAAAATCACACGGGAACAGAGAGAGCCGTACATGGATGAGATATTCCATGTTCCTCAAGCCCAGAAGTACTGCGAGGGGAAGTTTAACGAG TGGAATCCGATGATCACCACTCTTCCCGGGTTGTATCTGGCCTCGGTGGGTCTGATCAAGCCGGTGGTGTGGTTAGCTGATCTGAAGGGCAGTGTGATCTGCTCCACTGCCATGCTGAGATTCATCAATCTGCTCTTTAACAGCGGGAATCTCTACATAATCTACCTGCTCATCTGCAGACTTCACGTGAAAGATAAG GAACCTGGAGTACGGGGAAGATGA
- the alg10 gene encoding dol-P-Glc:Glc(2)Man(9)GlcNAc(2)-PP-Dol alpha-1,2-glucosyltransferase isoform X1 has translation MERFEVYIFTALCSVNFLISCLLFSKITREQREPYMDEIFHVPQAQKYCEGKFNEWNPMITTLPGLYLASVGLIKPVVWLADLKGSVICSTAMLRFINLLFNSGNLYIIYLLICRLHVKDKSRSAARRMFSALALSTFPVLYFFTFLYYTDAGSTFFTLFMYLMTSYGSHKAAALLGVCAILFRQTNIIWVAFCAGTVVAQKMDETWRTEQSKKRDDKLPSQVPLTISGATRVMRFLLEFLKTPNNIKATVLSTWPYIAVAVLFAVFLVLNNGIVVGDRSSHEACLNFPQLFYFLSFALMFSLPTSLSYQKAVRFLQSLRKQPSVYAALVTLFLLLAWKFTFVHKYLLADNRHFPFYVWKRIFQRHELVRFLLVPGYVFAAWNFLDALRSRSLFWFLVFSTCLLGATVPQKLLEFRYFILPYLLYRVHIPIPSLPRLLLEFGLYTAVNAATVYVFVYKTFQWPNSTAEQRFMW, from the exons ATGGAGAGATTCGAGGTTTATATCTTCACTGCTCTGTGCAGCGTTAACTTTCTGATTTCATGCCTTCTGTTCTCTAAAATCACACGGGAACAGAGAGAGCCGTACATGGATGAGATATTCCATGTTCCTCAAGCCCAGAAGTACTGCGAGGGGAAGTTTAACGAG TGGAATCCGATGATCACCACTCTTCCCGGGTTGTATCTGGCCTCGGTGGGTCTGATCAAGCCGGTGGTGTGGTTAGCTGATCTGAAGGGCAGTGTGATCTGCTCCACTGCCATGCTGAGATTCATCAATCTGCTCTTTAACAGCGGGAATCTCTACATAATCTACCTGCTCATCTGCAGACTTCACGTGAAAGATAAG TCCCGTTCCGCCGCTCGTCGAATGTTCTCCGCCCTGGCTCTGTCCACTTTCCCGGTGCTGTACTTCTTCACCTTCCTGTACTACACCGACGCTGGCTCCACATTCTTCACCCTCTTCATGTACCTCATGACGTCGTACGGAAGCCACAAAGCGGCGGCGCTTCTCGGGGTCTGCGCCATTCTCTTCCGACAGACCAACATCATCTGGGTGGCGTTCTGTGCCGGCACCGTGGTGGCTCAAAAAATGGACGAGACGTGGCGGACCGAACAGTCGAAGAAGAGAGACGATAAGCTACCTTCTCAGGTCCCCCTAACCATCAGCGGGGCAACGAGAGTGATGCGTTTCCTGTTGGAATTCCTCAAAACGCCCAACAATATAAAAGCCACGGTCTTGTCGACGTGGCCGTATATTGCCGTAGCCGTGCTTTTCGCCGTTTTCCTTGTGCTGAATAACGGGATCGTGGTTGGAGATCGTAGCAGTCACGAAGCATGTCTGAACTTTCCTCAGCTTTTCTATTTCCTGTCGTTTGCTCTTATGTTTTCTCTTCCCACCTCGCTGAGTTACCAAAAGGCAGTCAGGTTTCTGCAGTCTTTAAGAAAGCAGCCCTCGGTTTATGCCGCGCTGGTGACGCTCTTCCTGCTTTTAGCCTGGAAATTCACGTTTGTTCACAAGTACCTGCTTGCGGACAACAGGCACTTCCCGTTTTACGTGTGGAAAAGGATTTTCCAGAGACACGAGCTTGTCCGTTTCCTGTTGGTCCCTGGATACGTGTTTGCGGCATGGAACTTTCTAGATGCTCTGAGGTCCAGGTCGTTGTTCTGGTTCCTGGTTTTCTCCACGTGTTTGCTGGGGGCCACCGTTccacagaaactcctggagttCCGGTATTTTATACTTCCGTATCTGTTGTATCGCGTCCACATCCCGATACCGTCTTTACCCAGACTGCTGCTCGAGTTTGGCCTCTACACCGCGGTTAACGCGGCTACGGTTTACGTGTTTGtctataaaacatttcagtggCCCAACAGCACTGCTGAGCAAAGATTCATGTGGtga
- the tprkb gene encoding EKC/KEOPS complex subunit TPRKB has protein sequence MHVTQDLELFPEYTVTQLLFKDVKNATELRKMAVNGEIKGALINPSMVVDAFQILVAANKAVHLHKNGKMKTRSLYSEIIFNLSPTNNISEAFKRFGISDGDSAVHVVLVHGKDETLDVDGIVSKVDGQQIAVDRVSGLTDVAKIKKLYKVAPQEEKCGSLLDAVVCRMATKDVA, from the exons atgcatgttaCGCAGGACTTAGAACTGTTTCCCGAATACACGGTAACTCAGCTGCTCTTCAAAGATGTAAAAAATGCGACGGAGTTGAGAAAAATGGCAGTAAACGGAGAAATAAAAGGCGCCTTGATTAACCCATCAATG GTTGTGGATGCGTTCCAGATCCTGGTGGCGGCAAACAAAGCAGTTCACCtacataaaaatggaaaaatgaaaacCCGGAGCCTTTACTCGGAAATCATTTTCAATCTCTCCCCCACAAACAAC ATATCCGAGGCGTTCAAAAGGTTTGGGATCTCGGACGGCGACAGCGCGGTTCACGTTGTGTTAGTACACGGCAAAGACGAGACCCTCGACGTCGATGGAATCGTCTCAAAGGTGGACGGGCAACAGATTGCCGTTGATCGAGTGTCGGGTTTAACTGATGTTGCGAAGATTAAAAAG CTCTACAAAGTCGCACCGCAGGAGGAAAAGTGCGGCAGCCTTTTGGACGCGGTTGTTTGCAGGATGGCCACTAAAGATGTCGCGTAG